Sequence from the Collinsella aerofaciens ATCC 25986 genome:
TTTTGCTTTTTGGGCTGGACATCATCGCGCAGGGACACCGGTGTGGGGATATCGACCTTGGGGATGCCAAAATCCTTGTCGAAGGCCGGCAGCACGCAGGTCTCGTTGGGATCGGCGGCATCCGAGAGCACCGCGGCGGCAGAGGCCGGCGCATGGGGCACCTCAGTATCGATCTGCTCCTGCGTCAAGCGCGGGAAGCCGGCCGTGCGGCCTGCCGCCAAATCGGATGCGGCCGCGTCTTTAGAAAGGATGCCCGGGGCGGGGCGCCCGCACTTGGGACAGGTGCGATCGTGCGGGGACAGGCGTGCCCCGCAACCATCGCAGAACACGAACTCGGTATGCTCGGGACCGTCGCCTGGACCAACGTATGCGTTGCAGTAGGGGCAGAACGAGGCGCCGTCTTCTATAGTCTTAAGGCAATGCGGGCAGATCACGGCTTCCTCTTTTCGGAGCAATTCATACAGTCGAGGTTAGAGCATAGCATCGCCACGCCCCCACAGAAGCAAGGCACCAATTCAACATCGCCAGGATAGTCTTTGTGGAGGGATGATTATTCTGGGACGGGGATTAGAAAATCATCCCCAGGCGACTGAAGCTAGGCTTTATTTGCGGGCTTTTTCTTCTTGCTCGGCATCGAGACCTTAATGCCCTGGGCGGACTTGGTCACACGCGAGCGAGTGACGCCCGTGCCCTTCTTTTTCTTGGGCTGGGCCTTTTCCACACCCTCGAGCGCGCGAACCTCGGCCTCGCGAGCGGTGCGCTCCTCACGGCGCTGCGCCATATCGGCGGCGACGCGCTTGGCAAAACGCTGGGCAGTTGAGCCCGTCGAGCTCACCTTGCCGCCGCCACGACCCAGACGGACGCGAACGCCGCGGCCAAAGCCGGTGGCAGCATGGCGACGACGCGGCTTAAGCGAATCCATCATCGTGGCGAGCTTAAAGAACACCGTGCAGGTAAAGACGATGATCGCCAGTAAGATAACCGCCTCACCCGTCGACAGGTTGGCGATGGACAGCAGCTGCGGGAATCCGATAACACCCGCCAGGATGCCGACGACGACAAACACAAAAAGCACCACACGCAAGGGCGTAAGCGGCTGCGAGATACGCCAGATCAGACTCACGCTCGCCGCACACGACGTAAGCAGGCACATGGTCGAAAGCGTGAGCCGGTTAAAGCCGAACACGCGCGCCACAAAGATATCGAGCGCCGCAGCCATTATGACCGCCAGCGACGCCGGCAGCGCACGCTTGAGCACGTTGGTCAAGAATGACCCCTTCACGCGGGCATTATTGGGCTCCAAACCCAGCACAAAGCCCGGCGCGCCGATGCAGAAGAAGTTGATGAGTGTCATCTGAATCGGCTCGAAGGGATATGGCGGAAACGCGATGCACAGCGCCGCCAAGCCCATCGAGAACAGCGTCTTGGTCAGAAACAGCGCCGCAGAGCGCTGCAAGTTGTTGATGGAGCGACGGCCCTCGGCCACCACGGCGGGCATCGAGGCAAAATCATTGTCGACCAGCACGATCTCGGCCACGTTGCGCGCAGCATCGGAACCGGCGGCCATGGCCACAGAGCAGTCGGCCTCCTTGAGCGCCAACACGTCGTTGACGCCGTCGCCCGTCATGGCAACGGTATGGTCGCGACGCTTGAGCGCGTGCACGAGCTCGCGCTTCTGCTGCGGCGTCACGCGGCCAAAGACGTGGTAGCGATCCACCGCGGCATCAATCTTGGACGGCGTATCGAGCGTCGTGGCGTCGACGTAGGCATCGGCCCCCGGAACGCCCACCACGCGCGCGATCGACGACACCGTGCGCGGGTCGTCGCCGCTGATCACGTTGAGGGTCACGCCCTGCTCGTTAAAGTAGCCGATGGTCTCGGCGGCCGAGGTACGGATCTCGTCGCGAATAGTCACAAAGCCCACGGGCTCGGCCTCGCCAACCATATCGCCGTCGGGCGTAAAGCCGTCCACGCGCGCCACAACAAGTACGCGGCAGGTGTCGGCGAGCTCGGCCACACGGTTCTCGACCTGCGCAAAGGCGCGCTCCGAAAGCACAAATTGCGCCGCGCCCATCACATAGGAGCCCTGCGCAAACGAGGCGCCGCTCCACTTTTTGGACGACGAGAACGGAATGACCGCCAGCGGCTCGGACACCTCTACCGGGCGGTCGGCGTAATAGTTAAGCAGCGCTTGACAGGTCTCGTTGGCGTCTGCCGAGGTGGCACGCGCCACGTTGGCGAGCGCAAAATCGAGGACTGTGGTCTCGACGGGAACAGCCGCCTCGTCCGAATCCGCGCCAAAACCAACACCCTCAACAGGCAACGGATAGGTGCCCTCAACCTCCATGCGACCCGACGTGATGGTGCCTGTCTTGTCCAAGCACAGCACGTCGACGCGCGCGAGGGTCTCGATGCAGTAGAGCTGCTGCGCGAGTACCTTGCGGCGCGCCAGACGCACCGTGGCGATGGCAAGCACCGACGAGGTCAGCAGCACCAGGCCCTGCGGAATCATGCCTAAAAGAGCACCCACCGTAGACAGCAGCGCCGACGAGGGCACGCGACCGGCAAGCAGCTCGGAAAAGCACCACGAAAGTGCGCTGTCGCCCGGCGTACCGGCGGCATCCCACAGCTCGCTCACGCTCGAGGCAAAGAGCGCCAGGCCGAGCGGAATCATAATGAGGCTCGCGAAGCGCACGATGGCGTTGAGCGCGTTCATGATCTCGGAATTGACCTTTTTGACGTACTTGGCCTCGTTGTTGATCTTTGCCACGTAGTTATCGGCGCCAACATGGATCACGCGGGCGCGCAGCAGACCCGAGTCGATAAAGCTGCCGCTCATGAGCTCGGAGCCGGGCTGCTTTTTAATGAGATCGCTCTCGCCCGTCAGCAGGCTCTCGTTAACGAGCGCCTCGCCCGATACCACCACGGCGTCGGCAGGAATCTGATCACCGCGCCCCAGGCGAATGATGTCGTCGAGCACGATCTGGTCCAAGTCGAGCTCCACCTCGGCACCGTCGCGCACCGCGATGGCCTTCTTAGAGGTCAAAAGCGTGAGCTTATCGACCATCTTCTTGGAGCGCATGGACTGGATGACGCCGATGGCGGTATTGAGGAACACCACGAACAGGAACGTCAGGTTCTTAAACGAACCGGTCAGCAACACCAGAATCGCCAAGACAGCGTTGATCAAGTTAAACAGTGTGCAGAGGTTCTCGATGATGAGCTCGCGGACCGATTTAATCTTGAGCTCCATGTTGCGGTTGATCTTACCGGCGGCGATGCGCTCCTCGACCTCGGCGGTCGAAAGCCCGCGCTCGATATCCGTTGCTGCCATACCACGTCCCATCACGTCGCGTCGGTATAAGAAAACCGCCCGGACCATGCGAGGTTCGGACGGTCTTACGTTCGATGGTGCCCCATGTTGGATTCGAACCAACGGCCTTCTGCTCCGGAGGCAGACGCTCTAATCCCCTGAGCTAATAGGGCGAACGGTTGGCATTATACCCAAGTGCGCCACGGGCTAACAAAAGAATAGAAAAAGCTTTGCAATTACGTGGGAGACACGGCGCAGAGGCTCACTTTAGAACGCAAAAGTGAAACAATTAGTATAAACTCACATGCACCATATATACACGGCTCGCGATGCGGGCCGTTTTTGCAAAAGTTATCCATCGAGGTGAGAGGCACACCATGATTGCAATTTTAAAGCAGAGCGCCAGCGACGAGGCCGTCGGCCATATCGTCAGCTGGATCGAGAAGAAGGGTCTCAAGACCGACGTCTCGCGCGGCGAGAACGAGACCATCATCGGCCTGGTGGGCGATACGACCAAGATCGACCCGTTCCTGCTCGAGTCCATGGATGTCGTCGAGCGCGTGCAGCGCGTCTCCGAGCCCTTTAAGCGTGCCAACCGCAAGTTCCACCCCGAGGACTCCGTCATCGACTGCGGCCACGGCGTCAAGATCGGCGGCGACCAGTTCCAGGTCATCGCAGGCCCCTGCTCCGTCGAGGGCGAGAACCTCATTCGCATCGCACGCCGCGTAAAGGCCGCCGGCGCCACGATGCTGCGCGGTGGCGCCTACAAGCCCCGCACCTCCCCTTACGCCTACCAGGGCATGGGCCCCGCCGGCCTGGACCTGCTATGCGAGGCATCCGCCGAGCTCGACATGCCGATCGTCACCGAGATCATGGACCCGCGCGACGTGCAGGTCTTCTTGGATAAGAAGATCGACGTCATGCAGATCGGCGCCCGCAACGCGCAGAACTTCCCCCTGCTCAAGGAGGTCGGCAAGACCAAGACCCCGATCCTGCTCAAGCGCGGCATGTCCGGCACCGTCGACGAGCTGCTCATGGCTGCCGAGTACATCATGAGCGAGGGCAACGACAACGTCATCCTGTGTGAGCGCGGCATTCGCACCTTCGAGACCCGCACCCGCAATACCTTCGACCTCAACGCCGTGCCGGTGCTGCACCACCTGTCGCACCTGCCCGTCGTCGCCGACCCCAGCCACGCCACCGGCTACACCCGCTATGTCGAGCCCATGGCGCTCGCTGCGACCGCCTGTGGCGCCAACGGCCTGGAGATCGAGGTCCACGACGACCCGAGCCACGCCTGGTCTGACGGCGCCCAGGCCCTCACGCCCGACCAGTTCGACGACACCATGCACCGCATCCGTGCCATCCGCGAGGTCGTCTGCCAAGAGACCGTTCAGGAGTAGCCCATGGGTACGGTGAGAAACGCACGCGTCAACCAGGGCGGCCCCAAGTGTGCCGGTATCGTGGGCCTGGGCCTCATCGGCGGCAGCTTTGCCCGCGGCTATGCGCAGGCGGGCGTCCGCGTGCTGGCCTGGGACCCCGACGATGACGTGATGACGGCCGCCAGCATGGGTACCGTCGCCGGCGAGCTCAACGACGAGACGCTCGGTGAGTGCGACATCATCGTCCTTGCCTGCTATCCTAAAGGATGCATCGAGTGGCTCGAGGAGCACGCCCAGGCGCTCGCCGACGCTACCGACACCGAGGCCATCATGGGTCCCGTGGTGATCGACACCGTGGGCGTCAAGGGCATTGTGTGTGAGCGGGCCTTTGAGCTCGCACGCGAGCACGGCTTTTACTTTGTGGGCGCCCACCCCATGGCGGGCACCCAGTTCTCGGGCTACGCGCACTCCCGCGCCGACCTGTTCCAGGGCGCACCGCTCGTGCTCGTTCCGCCCGCGGTAGACGATGCCCTTAAGCTGGAGCTCTTGGGCCAGGTGCGCGAGATGGTGCGTCCCTTGGGGTTTGGCAAGTTCAGCGTGACCACCGCCGCCGAGCACGACCGCGTGATCGCCTTTACGAGCCAGCTCGCGCACGTGGTGTCTAACGCCTACGTAAAGAGCCCCACCGCCCAGGTCCACCACGGCTTTTCGGCCGGTAGCTACCGCGATCTCACCCGCGTGGCCCACCTCAACCCGCAGATGTGGTCCGAACTCATGATTGACGACGCCGACGCGCTTGCCTTCGAGATCGACCACCTGATCGATGCGCTCGGCGCCTACAGCCACGCGCTCAAGGATCGCGACCAGCGCTATCTGGAAAATCTCCTAGCCGAGGGCGATCGCATCAAGCGCGCACTCGACGACGAGAGCGCCCACTAGACCACCTATCACGCCAGGTCGAAAGGACCATAGCTTATGGCGATTACCATCGATATCGACACCGCACGCCCCTACCAGGTACACGTGGGCACCTTTTTGCTGGAGCAGGCAGGGCCGCTCGTTCGCGCCACCGCTGGCGGATCACGCGCCGTCATTGTGACAGACACCAACGTGGGTCCGCTCTACCAGATGCCCGTCAAGCAGAGTCTGGAGGCGTCAGGCTATGAGGTAAGCATTTGCACCTTCGAGGCCGGCGAGGCACACAAGCGCGCCGAGACCTACGTTACCATTCTTGAGTTTGTTGCCGAGCATGAGCTTTCGCGCTCCGACGTGATCGTGGCGCTCGGCGGCGGCGTCGTGGGCGACGTGGCCGGCTTTGTGGCCGCCACCTACATGCGCGGCTGCAAGTTTGTGCAGATCCCCACGAGTCTGCTCGCCATGGTGGACTCGTCGGTGGGCGGCAAGACGGCCATCGACCTGGCCGCCGGCAAAAATCTCGCCGGAGCCTTTTGGCAGCCGAGCGTGGTTATCGCCGACGTAGGGTGCCTGGCCACCCTCACGCCCGAGCAGTTCGCCGACGGCTGCGGCGAGGTCGTCAAGCACGCCGTGATTGCCGATCCGGAGCTCTTCGATGAGCTCGAGAAGACCCCGCTCACGCTGGAGTTGCTTAACCAGGACGTGGCCCGCGTGGCGCTCATCATCGCCCGCAATATCGACATCAAGCGCGCCGTGGTCGTTGCCGACGAACGCGAGACCAACCAGCGCAAGCTCCTCAACTTTGGACACAGCGCCGGACATGCCGTCGAGGCCTGCGAGCACTTTGAGCTAGGACACGGCAACTGCGTGTCGATCGGCATGGGTATCATCACGCGTGCCGCGGCCCTGCACGGCATTTGCGACGCTGCACTGCCCGCGCGCATCGAAGAGCTCTGCGCCCGTCATGGCCTCAAGACCCGCTGCGAGCTATCCGCCGACGCCATCTTTGCCGAGGCGCTGCACGACAAAAAACGCGCTGGTGACACCATCGACCTGGTGATTCCGCACGGCATTGGCCGCTGCAGCATCGACCGCACGCCGCTTTCAACCTTCCATGATTTAATTGCCGAGGGCCTCGGCCAGAAGGGAGACGCATCAGCATGCTAGCCCGCATCACCCCCTCCCCGCTCAAGGGCACCGTTCCCGCTATCGCATCCAAGTCGATGGCGCATCGTCTCATCATCTGCGCTGCGCTCGCCAACGGTGAGACGCACGTCACTTGCAACACCACCTGCGCCGATATCGAGGCCACAGTGCACTGCCTCACGGCCCTGGGCGCCCGTATCGAGACCGTCGAGGACGGCTTCCAAGTCCATCCCACTATGAAGAGTATTGAGTTCGGCCTGCTCAAGGCACTTGCCGGCGGCACGCTCGACTGCGGCGAGAGCGGCTCCACGCTCCGCTTTATGCTGCCCGTCGCCTGCGCGCTGGGAGCAGAGGCCACCTTTGTGGGCCGGGGTCGTCTGGGCGCACGCCCCCTCTCCCCGCTCTCCGACGAGATCATTGCCGCCGGCTGCGACCTGCAGGGGCTGGGCGGCTTTCCGCTCAAGACAAGCGGCCGCATGCGCCCGGGCACCTTTATCCTGCCGGGTAACGTGAGCTCGCAGTACATCTCCGGTCTGCTGCTGGCAGCCCCACTTCTGGCCCAGCCCTCCTGCGTGCAGGTGACCGGCCTTATCGAGAGCCGCCCCTATATCAACCTGACCATCCAGGCCATGAAGGCCTTCGGAGTCGAGGTCAACGTCGAGCGTATTCCGGCCAAGGACGGCCAGCCCGAGGTCACGAACTTCCGCGTGAACAGCGGCTCCTACCGCACGCCTGGCAGCGTGGCCGTCGAAGGCGACTGGTCCAACGCCGCCTTTTGGCTGTGTGCCGGCGCCATCGGCTCCGACCCCATCACCGTCGAGGGTGTGTCGCTCAGCTCCGCGCAGGGCGACCGCAACGTGCTCGCCGCGCTTTCGCGCTTTGGCGCTCGCATCGTGCGCTCCACTAACGCCGCCACCGTGCAGTCCGACAAGCTCGCCGGCTTTGAGATGAGCGCGCACGACATCCCCGACTTGGTGCCCGTTATCTCTGCCGTGGCATCGTTGGCGCAGGGCCGCACGTTTATCCGCGATTGCGCCCGCCTGCGCATCAAGGAATCCGACCGTCTGGCCACTACCACCCGCGAGCTCACCGCACTGGGGGCGCAGGTACGCATTGCCGGTGACGACCTCATCATCAAGGGTGTCGACGCCTTTACCGGCGGCGAGGTCGATTCGCACAACGACCACCGCATCGCCATGATGGCCGCCATCGCCGCGAGCCGTGCTACCGGCGATGTCGTGATCCACGGCGCCGAGGCCGTCAACAAGTCCTATCCCGATTTCTTTGACCACTACCGCCTGCTGGGCGGCAAGGTCACGCTCGAGGAGGAATAGCATGTCCTCGACCTTTGGCAACGTTTTGCATCTGAGCATCTTTGGCCAGTCGCACTCCCCTGCTATCGGCTGCTCACTCGACGGCATTCCTGCTGGTATCGCCGTTGACCAGGAGCAGCTGCAGGCCTTTTTGGACCGTCGCGCCCCCGGTCGCGACGAGACCGCAACCAAGCGCCGTGAGGCCGACGCCGCGCATATCATTGCCGGTGTGGTCGATGGGCACACCACCGGCGCACCCATCGCAGCGATCATCGAGAACACCAACACGCGCTCCAAGGACTATTCCGAGCTGCGCCGCAAGCCCCGCCCCGGGC
This genomic interval carries:
- a CDS encoding HAD-IC family P-type ATPase — encoded protein: MAATDIERGLSTAEVEERIAAGKINRNMELKIKSVRELIIENLCTLFNLINAVLAILVLLTGSFKNLTFLFVVFLNTAIGVIQSMRSKKMVDKLTLLTSKKAIAVRDGAEVELDLDQIVLDDIIRLGRGDQIPADAVVVSGEALVNESLLTGESDLIKKQPGSELMSGSFIDSGLLRARVIHVGADNYVAKINNEAKYVKKVNSEIMNALNAIVRFASLIMIPLGLALFASSVSELWDAAGTPGDSALSWCFSELLAGRVPSSALLSTVGALLGMIPQGLVLLTSSVLAIATVRLARRKVLAQQLYCIETLARVDVLCLDKTGTITSGRMEVEGTYPLPVEGVGFGADSDEAAVPVETTVLDFALANVARATSADANETCQALLNYYADRPVEVSEPLAVIPFSSSKKWSGASFAQGSYVMGAAQFVLSERAFAQVENRVAELADTCRVLVVARVDGFTPDGDMVGEAEPVGFVTIRDEIRTSAAETIGYFNEQGVTLNVISGDDPRTVSSIARVVGVPGADAYVDATTLDTPSKIDAAVDRYHVFGRVTPQQKRELVHALKRRDHTVAMTGDGVNDVLALKEADCSVAMAAGSDAARNVAEIVLVDNDFASMPAVVAEGRRSINNLQRSAALFLTKTLFSMGLAALCIAFPPYPFEPIQMTLINFFCIGAPGFVLGLEPNNARVKGSFLTNVLKRALPASLAVIMAAALDIFVARVFGFNRLTLSTMCLLTSCAASVSLIWRISQPLTPLRVVLFVFVVVGILAGVIGFPQLLSIANLSTGEAVILLAIIVFTCTVFFKLATMMDSLKPRRRHAATGFGRGVRVRLGRGGGKVSSTGSTAQRFAKRVAADMAQRREERTAREAEVRALEGVEKAQPKKKKGTGVTRSRVTKSAQGIKVSMPSKKKKPANKA
- the aroF gene encoding 3-deoxy-7-phosphoheptulonate synthase, which encodes MIAILKQSASDEAVGHIVSWIEKKGLKTDVSRGENETIIGLVGDTTKIDPFLLESMDVVERVQRVSEPFKRANRKFHPEDSVIDCGHGVKIGGDQFQVIAGPCSVEGENLIRIARRVKAAGATMLRGGAYKPRTSPYAYQGMGPAGLDLLCEASAELDMPIVTEIMDPRDVQVFLDKKIDVMQIGARNAQNFPLLKEVGKTKTPILLKRGMSGTVDELLMAAEYIMSEGNDNVILCERGIRTFETRTRNTFDLNAVPVLHHLSHLPVVADPSHATGYTRYVEPMALAATACGANGLEIEVHDDPSHAWSDGAQALTPDQFDDTMHRIRAIREVVCQETVQE
- a CDS encoding prephenate dehydrogenase, yielding MGTVRNARVNQGGPKCAGIVGLGLIGGSFARGYAQAGVRVLAWDPDDDVMTAASMGTVAGELNDETLGECDIIVLACYPKGCIEWLEEHAQALADATDTEAIMGPVVIDTVGVKGIVCERAFELAREHGFYFVGAHPMAGTQFSGYAHSRADLFQGAPLVLVPPAVDDALKLELLGQVREMVRPLGFGKFSVTTAAEHDRVIAFTSQLAHVVSNAYVKSPTAQVHHGFSAGSYRDLTRVAHLNPQMWSELMIDDADALAFEIDHLIDALGAYSHALKDRDQRYLENLLAEGDRIKRALDDESAH
- the aroB gene encoding 3-dehydroquinate synthase, producing MAITIDIDTARPYQVHVGTFLLEQAGPLVRATAGGSRAVIVTDTNVGPLYQMPVKQSLEASGYEVSICTFEAGEAHKRAETYVTILEFVAEHELSRSDVIVALGGGVVGDVAGFVAATYMRGCKFVQIPTSLLAMVDSSVGGKTAIDLAAGKNLAGAFWQPSVVIADVGCLATLTPEQFADGCGEVVKHAVIADPELFDELEKTPLTLELLNQDVARVALIIARNIDIKRAVVVADERETNQRKLLNFGHSAGHAVEACEHFELGHGNCVSIGMGIITRAAALHGICDAALPARIEELCARHGLKTRCELSADAIFAEALHDKKRAGDTIDLVIPHGIGRCSIDRTPLSTFHDLIAEGLGQKGDASAC
- the aroA gene encoding 3-phosphoshikimate 1-carboxyvinyltransferase → MLARITPSPLKGTVPAIASKSMAHRLIICAALANGETHVTCNTTCADIEATVHCLTALGARIETVEDGFQVHPTMKSIEFGLLKALAGGTLDCGESGSTLRFMLPVACALGAEATFVGRGRLGARPLSPLSDEIIAAGCDLQGLGGFPLKTSGRMRPGTFILPGNVSSQYISGLLLAAPLLAQPSCVQVTGLIESRPYINLTIQAMKAFGVEVNVERIPAKDGQPEVTNFRVNSGSYRTPGSVAVEGDWSNAAFWLCAGAIGSDPITVEGVSLSSAQGDRNVLAALSRFGARIVRSTNAATVQSDKLAGFEMSAHDIPDLVPVISAVASLAQGRTFIRDCARLRIKESDRLATTTRELTALGAQVRIAGDDLIIKGVDAFTGGEVDSHNDHRIAMMAAIAASRATGDVVIHGAEAVNKSYPDFFDHYRLLGGKVTLEEE